A segment of the Catenuloplanes nepalensis genome:
GGTCCTGGCGGCTCAGGTACCACAGGCGCAGCACCAGCAGCACCAGCGGGAACGCGGGCAGCAGCGACAACAGCCACTGCTGCTGCGCGCGTGTGCCGGCCGGGAGCCGGACCAACCCGGCTCCCGTGTCGCTCACCCGAGGCCCCCGGAGAACCACTCGCGGACCTCGGGCCTGTCGACGTGCGGCTGCTCGGGGCGGGCCAGCGGGACGCCCTTGTTCACCGGGACGTTCACCCGGATGTTGCGGTCGAACGCCTCCTCCCACCGGGAGTCGTCCGGGTCCTCGAGCGAATGCCAGAGACTGAGGTCGACCAGCTGGAGCAGCGCCTCGTTCTCGCCGACGTTTATCCCGTACGCCTCGGTGGTGGTCAGGCCGATGTCCCAGTGCAGCAGGTCCGGGTTCGCCGCCTTGATGCCGCCGAGGATCGCCGCGTCCGTGCTGATCGCCTCGACCCGTCCCTCGCGCAGCGCCCGGACGCAGCCACTGATGGTCAGCTCGGACTGCACGACGTTGCCGGCCGCGGCCGCGGCGGTCGCGCTGGTGGCCGTGGCCAGGCTGCACACCGGCTTGCCGCGCAGGTCCTCCAGCGTGGCGACCGGCGCGTGGTCGGCGCGGGTGAGCACGGACTGCTCGGTGTAGAGGTAGGCCGCGGAGAACGCGACGCCCGGCGTCTCCCGCCGCTCCTCGGTGATGCTGAAGCTCGCGATCACCAGGTCGACGATGACCACGGTCGTCCCGTCAGGCGTCTCCGCCTGCATGCGCTCGCGGTCCTCGCTCTGAATCTGGTAGAACTCGACCTCGTTACGGCGGAATCCGAGATCTTCCGCCACCATGTAGGCGATCTCGATGTCGAAACCCGCGAACGTGCCGTCCGGCCGGCGCTCGGCGATCCCGGGCTGGTCGAACTTCACACCGATCTTGAGGGATTGTTTGCCGTTGAGTCCGGCGTCGCCGCGTAACTCGTCCACGGACGGGGTACGACCGAGGAACACCAGACTCACCGTGATGGCCACGACCAATACCGACAGTCCCACCAGCGTCACGAAGCGGAAACGCATCCAGAGCGGGTGCGATCGCACTGTCGGCTTCTCGTCAGCGGGTGCCGCAACCTCGACGCTCTCCCCGGAGTCTTCCTGGTCTGACACGCAACCCCACCCCCGCAGAGCACCGATCCCCCGTGCTGAATCACGGGAGCGTTCATGTTCTCCTAAGACATCGCATGAGGACAGACCACAATTCGGACGAGTGTCCCCGCACCGAGTCACCGAAGGACACCAATGATCACGGCACGCAAACAGGAATGTACGTGCCGTGAGGCGATCAGTCACCGGTAGCAGCCTGTGACTTCCGCCCGTGAAGTGGTTTTCTACGCTTCACGGCGCGACTCTTGAAGACGGCCCACATCGACTTACGAGGGGATCCCTCCCGCAATGCAGGTACCGGCACAAACGCCCGCCCCCGAGGAGACCGTGGCGATAACGCCCGCGGCGCCCGGCAAGGTGCGCACGACGCTGTCCATAACCCGCAAGGTCCTCACCCTCGGCATGCTCGGCCTGGTGGGCGGCGCGGTGGTCGCGGGCGCCGCACTGCCGGCGAGCGCCACGGCCGGCCTCGCGGCGAAGCTGGCCAGCGACTCGTTCGAGGACCTGCCGAGCGCGTTGCAGACCCCGCCGACCGCGCAGACGTCGTACCTGTACGCGAACGACGGCAAGACGCAGATCACGCAGTTCTACGAGGAGAACCGCACCGACGTCGAGAGCGACGACATCGCCAAGACGATGAAGGACGCGATCGTCGCGGCCGAGGACACCCGGTTCTACGTGCACGGCGGCGTCGACGTCAAGGGCCTGGTGCGCGCGTTCGTCTCCAACGCGCAGGGCGGTGAGGTCTCCCAGGGCGCGTCCACGCTCACCATGCAGTACGTCCGGAACGTTCTCAAGAACGACCCGACGATCACGCAGGAGGAGCGCCTCGCGGCGACCGAGCAGACCACCGGCCGCAAGCTCCAGGAGATCCGGTACGCGGTCACGATCGAGGACTCGCTCGACAAGGAGGAGATCCTCCGCCGCTACCTGAACATCGCGTACTTCGGCAACCAGGCGTACGGCATCTCCGCGGCCGCGAACGCGTACTTCTCCACCACCGCGGACAAGCTCACGCTGAGCCAGGCCGCGATGATCGCCGGGCTGGTGCAGTCCCCGGACCTCTACGACCCGGTCAACAACGACGAGGCGGAGGCGGTCAAGCGCCGCAACTACGTGCTCGGCGCGATGGTCGGCACCGGCGCGATCACCCAGGCCGACGCGGACAAGGCGATCACCGAGCCGCTCGGCCTCAAGCCGAGCCGCGCGCCCGGCAACTGCACCGCGGTCTCCGAGGCGCACAACAGCTGGGGCTTCTTCTGCGACTACTTCACGCAGTGGTGGTCCGAGCAGGAGGAGTTCGGCTCCACGCCGTCCGCGCGCCTGGCCGCGCTGAAGACCGGCGGCTTCCGGATCGTCACCTCGATGGACCCGGCGGTGCAGAACAAGCTGGCCGACGAGTCGAAGAACATCTACGGCTTCGACAACCCCAAGGCGGCGCCGTTCGCCGCGATCGAGCCCGGCACCGGCAAGGTCAAGGCGCTCGCGATCAACCGGCACTACAGCATCGAGGACAACCCGGGCGGCAAGAAGTACCCGAACACGGTGAACCAGCTGATCGCGGGTAGCGAGGACTCGGCCGGTTACCAGTTCGGCTCGACGTTCAAGATGTTCGTCATGCTGGCGGCGCTGGAGAACGGCATCGCGCTGGACCGGGGCTTCTCCACGAAGTCGCCGTACAAGTCGATCTACCCGATCAGCGGCACGCCGAACTGCGGCGGCTTCTGGTGCCCGGTCAACGCGGCGCCGAGCTACCAGGACGGCTACCAGAACATGTGGACCGGCTTCGGCAAGTCCTCCAACACGTACTTCGTGAAGCTGGAGGAGACCGTCGGCGCGGACAAGGCCGTCGAGATGGCGCAGCGCCTCGGCATCAAGTTCCGCGGCAAGGACGCGGAACTGGCCGAGCCGGAGGCCGCGCGCAGCTGGGGCACGTTCACCCTCGGCGTCATCAGCACCACCCCGCTGGACATGGCGAACGCGTACGCGACGATCGCGGCGGACGGCAAGTTCTGCCAGCCCACGCCGGTCGTCTCGATCACGGACACCACCGGCACGTCCAGCGAGGTGGCCGCGAAGGTCTCCCAGCCGGACTGCAAGCAGGCGATCGACAAGGACGTGGCCCGGGCCGCCGCGGACGCGGGCCGCTGCCCGGTCGGTCAGCGCCCGCAGCAGGGCACCTGCAGCAACGGCACGTCGATACAGGTCGCCGGCATCATGGGCAACCGGCCGATCACCGGCAAGACCGGTAGCTCCTCGGACAACGAGACCGAGTCGTTCATCGGCGTCACCCCGCAGCTGGCGATCGCCGGCATCGCGGTGAACCCGGACAACCCGCGTGACGCGGTCGGCGAGCCGGTCCAGAAGGACATCATCGCCGCGGTCGCGCGCACCATGCGGGACGCGCTGAAGGGCCAGGAGATCAAGAACTTCCCAGCGCCGAGTGAGAAGATCGCGTTCCGGTCCGGGTCGGCCTCCCGGCCCGAGCAGGCGCCCAAGCCGGCAGCGACCGGCCGGCCGAGCAACAACGGCGGCGGCGGGAACAACCGCCCGCGCTGACGAATCCAGATCAAACCCATCCGGGGGTACGCCGTGCTACGGCGTACCCCCGGATGGGTTTTCTGGTCCGACTCCCCCTTCATTTGCTCCGGTAGGCGGCTTATAGGCGTTTATCCTGGGCCTGTGCCGACTCCAAGATCGCTGACGTTCGCCACCGCCGCCGTGCTCGCCGCACCCGCGCTCGCGCTGCCGCTGCTGGCCGCCTCCCCCGCGGCCGCCGCACCGGCCGCGCCGGCCACCGACCTCGCGCCGGTCCGGGCGCCGCTCAGTTCCACCGCGGCCGGCCTGGTCAAGCAGGAGGTCACGCTCGCGCTCCCGGCCGGCTGGTCGATGCAGCTGGCGAACCGGCACCCGGACTACACCGACTGCGTGGTCGTCCCGAACGGCTTCTACGCGCGGGAGTCGGCGACCACCGTCAGCTACACGCCCACGCTCGGCTTCCTCGGCACCGCGGAACCGGTCACGATCGAGCTCACCGACCCGGCCGGCGAGAAGCACACCACCACGTACACGCCGACCGTGACGCGGCCGGCACCGCCGTCAGTCGGCGACCTGCGCAGCTCCGGGCGCGCCGGCGAGGAGCAGCGCGTGCAGGTGCCGCTGCCGGCCGGCGGCGGGATCGGCTACGTGGGCGAGGACGGCGCGGAGCTCCCACCCGCCACGCTCGTCCCGCGGGGCGAGTTCTCGATGGCCGCGATCTCCGGCGTCGCGGCCGAGGAGGGCCGCCCGTTCGACCCGACGCTCATCTCCGCGGCCGGCTTCGTGATCTTCACGCCCGCGCGCGGCGCCGCGGCCGGTCCGGTGCCGCCGATCCGCTACCGGGTCACCGATGC
Coding sequences within it:
- a CDS encoding transporter substrate-binding domain-containing protein, translating into MSDQEDSGESVEVAAPADEKPTVRSHPLWMRFRFVTLVGLSVLVVAITVSLVFLGRTPSVDELRGDAGLNGKQSLKIGVKFDQPGIAERRPDGTFAGFDIEIAYMVAEDLGFRRNEVEFYQIQSEDRERMQAETPDGTTVVIVDLVIASFSITEERRETPGVAFSAAYLYTEQSVLTRADHAPVATLEDLRGKPVCSLATATSATAAAAAGNVVQSELTISGCVRALREGRVEAISTDAAILGGIKAANPDLLHWDIGLTTTEAYGINVGENEALLQLVDLSLWHSLEDPDDSRWEEAFDRNIRVNVPVNKGVPLARPEQPHVDRPEVREWFSGGLG
- a CDS encoding transglycosylase domain-containing protein, with product MAITPAAPGKVRTTLSITRKVLTLGMLGLVGGAVVAGAALPASATAGLAAKLASDSFEDLPSALQTPPTAQTSYLYANDGKTQITQFYEENRTDVESDDIAKTMKDAIVAAEDTRFYVHGGVDVKGLVRAFVSNAQGGEVSQGASTLTMQYVRNVLKNDPTITQEERLAATEQTTGRKLQEIRYAVTIEDSLDKEEILRRYLNIAYFGNQAYGISAAANAYFSTTADKLTLSQAAMIAGLVQSPDLYDPVNNDEAEAVKRRNYVLGAMVGTGAITQADADKAITEPLGLKPSRAPGNCTAVSEAHNSWGFFCDYFTQWWSEQEEFGSTPSARLAALKTGGFRIVTSMDPAVQNKLADESKNIYGFDNPKAAPFAAIEPGTGKVKALAINRHYSIEDNPGGKKYPNTVNQLIAGSEDSAGYQFGSTFKMFVMLAALENGIALDRGFSTKSPYKSIYPISGTPNCGGFWCPVNAAPSYQDGYQNMWTGFGKSSNTYFVKLEETVGADKAVEMAQRLGIKFRGKDAELAEPEAARSWGTFTLGVISTTPLDMANAYATIAADGKFCQPTPVVSITDTTGTSSEVAAKVSQPDCKQAIDKDVARAAADAGRCPVGQRPQQGTCSNGTSIQVAGIMGNRPITGKTGSSSDNETESFIGVTPQLAIAGIAVNPDNPRDAVGEPVQKDIIAAVARTMRDALKGQEIKNFPAPSEKIAFRSGSASRPEQAPKPAATGRPSNNGGGGNNRPR